A window of the Halobacterium hubeiense genome harbors these coding sequences:
- a CDS encoding GtrA family protein, whose protein sequence is MVRRYLRGLYEGPFAMQLRRFVAVGAFTAGVQMVLLWAFVDVGRLNYLVGAVIAIEITIVLSYVLNNAWTFRKYRNTGTVDYLVGLLKTNVIRGSAIPLQVGVLFALVEWRALPYLLANAFAILVSGLYRYVLDAKWTWG, encoded by the coding sequence ATGGTGCGGCGCTACCTCCGCGGCCTCTACGAAGGGCCGTTCGCGATGCAGTTGCGGCGGTTCGTCGCCGTCGGCGCGTTCACCGCGGGCGTCCAGATGGTGTTGCTGTGGGCGTTCGTGGACGTCGGCCGGCTGAACTACCTCGTCGGCGCCGTCATCGCCATCGAGATCACCATCGTCCTCTCGTACGTCCTCAACAACGCGTGGACGTTCCGCAAGTACCGCAACACCGGCACCGTCGACTACCTCGTCGGCCTGCTGAAGACGAACGTCATCCGGGGCTCCGCGATTCCGCTGCAGGTCGGCGTGCTGTTCGCGCTCGTGGAGTGGCGCGCGCTCCCGTACCTCCTCGCGAACGCCTTCGCCATCCTCGTCAGCGGCCTCTACCGCTACGTCCTCGACGCGAAGTGGACGTGGGGGTAG
- a CDS encoding DUF58 domain-containing protein, translating to MSQSRFTGGLLAALALAGAGVASGRSALFVAAVIPLAFVLYGALSAPRGGDPIRSTRDLSADSPLPGDRVTVELTVENVGGSALPDVRVADGVPGDLRVVDGSPDAALALPAGGTATVEYTVVADRGQFPFDAPTVRVRGASATNARTVEAPVDGADELNCRVSVADVPLRRQTTAHAGTLPTDSGGPGIEFHSTREYQRGDPASRINWRRYAKTGELSTVNYRERRAAAVVLAVDARDASDATAHAGTPSGASLSAYAAARAVEPLESAGHRVGLAVFGIDDPVTGGTDPAWVPPGTGDAHHARIAAVLDAAVEARTGDATPEGGAVEAESEPAAAADGGSRPDDDARIDRFAERVPAGTQVVVCSPALDAFPAALVRRLAADGHHVTAVSPDVTATDTPGRTLAAADRALALADARAAGASVVDWAPDEPLASAVARATTTVRGGKR from the coding sequence GTGAGCCAGTCGCGGTTCACCGGCGGCCTGCTGGCGGCGCTCGCGCTCGCCGGCGCCGGCGTCGCGAGCGGCCGGTCGGCGCTGTTCGTCGCCGCCGTGATTCCGCTCGCGTTCGTGCTGTACGGCGCGCTCTCGGCGCCCCGCGGGGGCGACCCGATTCGCTCGACCCGCGACCTCTCCGCGGACTCGCCGCTGCCCGGCGACCGCGTGACCGTCGAACTCACCGTGGAGAACGTCGGCGGGAGCGCGCTCCCGGACGTCCGCGTCGCCGACGGCGTCCCCGGCGACCTCCGCGTGGTGGACGGGTCGCCGGACGCCGCGCTCGCGCTCCCCGCGGGCGGGACGGCGACGGTCGAATACACCGTGGTCGCTGACCGCGGGCAGTTCCCGTTCGACGCGCCGACGGTTCGCGTCCGCGGCGCGAGCGCGACGAACGCCCGCACGGTCGAGGCGCCCGTGGACGGCGCGGACGAACTGAACTGTCGGGTGAGCGTCGCGGACGTGCCGCTGCGGCGGCAGACGACCGCGCACGCCGGCACGCTCCCGACGGACTCCGGCGGCCCGGGAATCGAGTTCCACTCGACGCGCGAGTACCAGCGCGGCGACCCCGCGAGCCGCATCAACTGGCGCCGCTACGCGAAGACCGGCGAACTCTCCACGGTGAACTACCGGGAGCGGCGCGCGGCCGCCGTCGTGCTCGCCGTGGACGCCCGCGACGCCAGCGACGCGACCGCGCACGCCGGTACGCCGTCGGGCGCGTCGCTGTCCGCGTACGCCGCAGCGCGCGCGGTGGAGCCGCTCGAATCCGCCGGCCACCGCGTCGGCCTCGCGGTGTTCGGCATCGACGACCCCGTGACCGGCGGGACGGACCCCGCGTGGGTGCCGCCCGGCACGGGCGACGCGCACCACGCGCGCATCGCGGCCGTCCTCGACGCCGCCGTCGAAGCGCGAACGGGCGACGCGACGCCGGAGGGCGGTGCGGTCGAAGCCGAGTCGGAGCCGGCGGCCGCGGCCGACGGCGGGAGCCGACCCGACGACGACGCGCGCATCGACCGGTTCGCCGAGCGCGTCCCGGCGGGCACGCAGGTCGTCGTCTGCTCGCCCGCGCTCGACGCGTTCCCGGCGGCGCTGGTGCGGCGCCTCGCGGCCGACGGCCACCACGTCACCGCGGTCAGCCCGGACGTCACCGCGACGGACACGCCCGGACGCACGCTCGCCGCCGCCGACCGGGCGCTCGCGCTCGCCGACGCCCGGGCCGCCGGCGCGAGCGTCGTCGACTGGGCGCCCGACGAACCGCTCGCCAGCGCGGTCGCCCGCGCGACGACCACGGTTCGCGGGGGGAAGCGATGA
- a CDS encoding glutathione S-transferase family protein translates to MRTLYVQPLCPYCRKVKRALGDLGLDYETERVSFFKFRRDEVREVSGQSQVPVLVDPDHGVEGMSESDDIVEYLYETYGE, encoded by the coding sequence ATGCGGACGCTGTACGTCCAGCCGCTGTGCCCGTACTGCCGGAAAGTCAAACGCGCGCTCGGCGACCTCGGCCTCGACTACGAGACCGAGCGCGTCTCCTTCTTCAAGTTTCGCCGCGACGAGGTGCGCGAGGTCAGCGGCCAGTCGCAGGTGCCCGTGCTCGTGGACCCCGACCACGGCGTCGAGGGAATGTCGGAGTCAGACGACATCGTCGAGTACCTCTACGAGACGTACGGCGAATAG
- a CDS encoding AAA family ATPase — MDVDTAARTCTDVIDAVSEAVVTDRQFLETVLSGALARGHVLLEDVPGTGKTLTARSLATALGLEFTRVQFTPDLLPSDITGSHVYDARTESFEFNPGPVFANVVLADEINRAPPKTQAALLEAMEEGQVSVDGETHQLPEPFLVIATQNPVEQEGTFRLPEAQRDRFAVKAGIGYPDRAGERELIDRRADRQTTTPEVSQVVPDDALSDLQTVPETVSVSDGVRDYVVDVGRATREDDRVEVGVSPRGTQRLFEVARARAVVQGRDYVTPEDVKRAGESVLVHRLVLTGQATVEDVDPVDVVRDVLDSVQVPAVS, encoded by the coding sequence ATGGACGTCGACACCGCCGCCCGGACGTGTACCGACGTGATAGACGCGGTCAGCGAGGCGGTCGTCACCGACCGGCAGTTCCTCGAAACCGTCCTCTCGGGCGCGCTCGCCCGCGGCCACGTCCTCCTCGAAGACGTGCCCGGGACGGGGAAGACGCTCACGGCCCGGAGCCTCGCGACCGCGCTCGGGCTGGAGTTCACGCGCGTGCAGTTCACGCCCGACCTCCTCCCGTCGGACATCACCGGCTCGCACGTCTACGACGCCCGTACCGAGTCCTTCGAGTTCAACCCCGGTCCGGTGTTCGCGAACGTCGTGCTCGCGGACGAAATCAACCGCGCACCCCCCAAAACACAGGCCGCACTCCTCGAAGCGATGGAGGAAGGACAGGTGAGCGTGGACGGCGAGACCCACCAGCTCCCGGAGCCGTTCCTCGTCATCGCGACGCAGAACCCCGTCGAGCAGGAGGGGACGTTCCGACTGCCGGAAGCCCAGCGCGACCGCTTCGCCGTGAAGGCCGGCATCGGCTACCCCGACCGCGCCGGCGAGCGCGAGCTCATCGACCGCCGCGCCGACCGCCAGACCACCACCCCCGAGGTCTCGCAGGTCGTCCCCGACGACGCGCTCTCGGACCTCCAGACCGTTCCGGAGACGGTCTCGGTCAGCGACGGCGTCCGCGACTACGTGGTGGACGTGGGGCGCGCCACCCGCGAGGACGACCGCGTCGAAGTCGGTGTCAGCCCGCGCGGCACCCAGCGGCTGTTCGAGGTCGCTCGTGCCCGCGCCGTCGTGCAGGGACGGGACTACGTCACGCCCGAGGACGTGAAGCGAGCGGGCGAGTCTGTGCTCGTCCACCGGCTCGTGCTCACCGGGCAGGCCACCGTCGAGGACGTCGACCCCGTGGACGTCGTGCGGGACGTCCTCGACAGCGTACAGGTGCCCGCCGTCTCGTAA
- a CDS encoding transglutaminase domain-containing protein yields MSDASGPDARRALLAVVFAVGLVTAAAAAPALAGQAPLGGLDSPPAPGDVPELLRQIPGADALLGDASGQSGDFEFGASAFGALTPGETASVGGPMSPGQRANATEAHFVAEADESRYWRTEAYTTYTGSGWERQQVNRVQPPRPVTERPIEWNEVTLSRPATSLPTPWRPINLTCAGGCPSVSLTPTSGISASAAFTEGQTYRVQSIEALSAPSVLDDVRVAGSVVDTEYTTVETTDRVRERAAEVVGDADNRYDAARRVEQYLEANKTYSLTDVPEPGDQITDQFLFEQDAGYCEYFATAMTTMLRAQDVPARYVVGYAGGEYVGDGKYLVRGADAHAWVEVYFEDVGWVRFDPTPGDARESARDELHEDERDFEVSLNRTAVPGERVTATVTTADLPARDVALVVNGDRVGQTDANGTVAFTVPYAEQLRVSVETTVNVTASSGSLASAPVGGDRAYSVASPTVAQQDDGNDSAQTFDVNADVRFAFDGDVEPGAERTLTVTVAGRPFPDAAVSVGGVEQGRTDENGRIAVRIPEDASGVLDVTASRDDLSETTTYPVDDLAVAVSPSLVAPFPGTTATARVTSGGEPVSGAAVTVAGETVGETDADGAVAFEIPLTRAPAVVATASEKTTTAYLGWVLPSAAAAVLAALGALAGVVLAAQKRGVTPRGVANALVAAARGATSYVVGALVGFADSLDDLAAEFRAATADGWRGVLAWLASLPGRVRVPDVRGWLAGLAATAGVGRERDAGAAGEPRAETNANSADGRLRTVWRRFVAVVGVERWETKTPAEVAREAVERGFPERPVDALTAAFRDAAYGGRAEDAHLDRAEEALDSVRGADREEDEQ; encoded by the coding sequence ATGAGCGACGCCTCCGGTCCCGACGCGCGCCGCGCCCTCCTCGCCGTCGTCTTCGCGGTCGGCCTCGTCACAGCCGCCGCGGCCGCGCCGGCGCTCGCCGGGCAGGCCCCGCTGGGCGGCCTCGACTCGCCGCCCGCACCCGGCGACGTGCCGGAGCTCCTGCGTCAGATTCCGGGCGCGGACGCGCTCCTCGGGGACGCCAGCGGTCAGTCCGGGGACTTCGAGTTCGGCGCGTCCGCGTTCGGCGCGCTCACGCCCGGCGAGACCGCCAGCGTCGGCGGGCCGATGTCGCCCGGCCAGCGCGCGAACGCGACGGAGGCGCACTTCGTCGCGGAGGCCGACGAGTCGCGGTACTGGCGGACGGAAGCGTACACCACCTACACGGGGTCGGGCTGGGAGCGCCAGCAGGTCAACCGCGTCCAGCCGCCCCGCCCCGTCACGGAGCGGCCAATCGAGTGGAACGAGGTCACGCTGAGCCGGCCCGCGACCTCGCTGCCCACGCCGTGGCGGCCGATAAACCTCACGTGCGCGGGCGGGTGTCCGTCGGTGTCGCTGACGCCGACCAGCGGCATCAGCGCGAGCGCGGCGTTCACCGAGGGGCAGACGTACCGCGTGCAGAGCATAGAGGCGCTGTCGGCGCCGAGCGTGCTCGACGACGTGCGCGTCGCGGGCAGCGTCGTCGACACCGAGTACACGACCGTCGAGACGACCGACCGCGTGCGCGAGCGCGCCGCCGAGGTAGTCGGGGACGCGGACAACCGCTACGACGCCGCGCGCCGCGTCGAACAGTACCTCGAAGCGAACAAGACGTACTCGCTGACCGACGTGCCCGAGCCCGGCGACCAAATCACCGACCAGTTCCTCTTCGAGCAAGACGCGGGCTACTGCGAGTACTTCGCGACCGCGATGACGACGATGCTGCGCGCGCAGGACGTCCCCGCGCGCTACGTCGTCGGGTACGCCGGCGGCGAGTACGTCGGCGACGGCAAGTACCTCGTGCGCGGCGCCGACGCCCACGCGTGGGTCGAAGTGTACTTCGAGGATGTCGGCTGGGTGCGCTTCGACCCGACGCCCGGGGACGCCCGCGAGAGCGCCCGCGACGAACTCCACGAGGACGAGCGCGACTTCGAGGTGTCCCTGAACCGGACCGCGGTGCCCGGCGAGCGCGTGACCGCGACCGTGACGACCGCCGACCTGCCCGCGCGCGACGTCGCGCTCGTCGTGAACGGCGACCGCGTCGGTCAGACCGACGCGAACGGTACGGTCGCGTTCACCGTCCCGTACGCCGAGCAGTTGCGCGTCAGCGTCGAAACGACGGTGAACGTCACGGCGTCCAGCGGCTCGCTGGCGTCCGCGCCCGTCGGCGGCGACCGCGCGTACAGCGTCGCGTCGCCGACAGTCGCCCAGCAGGACGACGGCAACGACTCCGCGCAGACGTTCGACGTGAACGCGGACGTGCGGTTTGCCTTCGACGGCGACGTCGAGCCCGGCGCCGAGCGCACGCTCACCGTCACCGTCGCGGGCCGGCCGTTCCCGGACGCCGCGGTCAGCGTCGGCGGCGTCGAGCAGGGCCGCACGGACGAGAACGGCCGCATCGCGGTCCGGATCCCCGAAGACGCCAGCGGCGTACTCGACGTCACGGCGTCCCGCGACGACCTCAGCGAGACGACGACCTACCCCGTGGACGACCTCGCCGTCGCGGTGTCCCCGTCGCTCGTCGCGCCGTTCCCCGGCACGACCGCCACCGCTCGCGTCACGTCGGGCGGCGAGCCGGTGAGCGGCGCGGCCGTCACGGTCGCCGGCGAGACCGTCGGCGAAACCGACGCGGACGGCGCCGTCGCCTTCGAGATACCGCTGACGCGCGCGCCGGCGGTCGTCGCGACGGCCAGCGAGAAGACCACGACCGCGTACCTCGGGTGGGTGCTGCCCTCGGCCGCGGCCGCCGTGCTCGCGGCGCTCGGCGCGCTCGCCGGCGTCGTGCTGGCCGCACAGAAGCGCGGTGTGACGCCCCGGGGCGTCGCGAACGCGCTCGTCGCCGCGGCGCGCGGCGCTACGTCCTACGTCGTCGGCGCGCTCGTCGGCTTCGCGGACTCGCTGGACGACCTCGCGGCCGAGTTCCGAGCGGCCACGGCGGACGGCTGGCGCGGCGTGCTCGCGTGGCTCGCGTCCCTCCCCGGGCGCGTCCGGGTCCCGGACGTCCGCGGCTGGCTCGCCGGACTCGCCGCGACCGCGGGCGTCGGACGCGAACGCGACGCCGGCGCGGCCGGCGAGCCGCGAGCCGAGACGAACGCGAACTCTGCTGACGGCCGCCTGCGAACGGTGTGGCGGCGGTTCGTCGCGGTCGTCGGCGTCGAGCGCTGGGAGACGAAGACGCCCGCGGAGGTCGCCCGGGAGGCAGTCGAGCGCGGGTTCCCGGAGCGGCCCGTGGACGCGCTCACGGCCGCGTTCCGGGACGCCGCGTACGGCGGGCGCGCGGAGGACGCACACCTCGACCGCGCGGAGGAGGCGCTGGACTCGGTGCGCGGCGCCGACCGCGAGGAGGACGAACAGTGA
- a CDS encoding TrmB family transcriptional regulator yields the protein MNDEDAVGALKRLGLSTYEARVFVALQKLGTGTASEVADIADVPRSQVYGAAEDLEGRGLVDVEQSNPTRYRPVGVEEARERLYRQLRSESDAAFDYLESVREEYGATEESESIWTVRGDANVVSRTAQLVESADDHVVYGTDDVSQLEPAVRDALAAAADAGVAVTVVSESEAVLDVARDLGARGVSVAHQPTPEMGAERVVMVDDAAVLVSVASDDGTETAFWSRDTGFAAMLSSLLGEFVADVAGEQ from the coding sequence ATGAACGACGAGGACGCCGTCGGCGCGCTCAAGCGCCTCGGCCTCTCGACGTACGAAGCCCGGGTGTTCGTCGCGCTCCAGAAGCTCGGCACCGGCACCGCCAGCGAGGTCGCGGACATCGCGGACGTGCCGCGCTCGCAGGTGTACGGCGCCGCCGAGGACCTCGAAGGTCGCGGGCTCGTCGACGTCGAGCAGTCGAACCCGACCCGCTACCGGCCGGTCGGCGTGGAGGAGGCCCGCGAGCGCCTCTACCGCCAGCTCCGCTCGGAGAGCGACGCCGCCTTCGACTACCTCGAATCGGTCCGTGAGGAGTACGGCGCCACCGAGGAGAGCGAGTCCATCTGGACGGTCCGCGGGGACGCGAACGTCGTCTCCCGGACCGCCCAGCTCGTGGAGTCCGCCGACGACCACGTCGTCTACGGGACCGACGACGTCTCACAGCTCGAACCCGCGGTGCGGGACGCGCTCGCGGCGGCCGCCGACGCCGGCGTCGCCGTGACGGTCGTCAGCGAGTCCGAGGCCGTGCTCGACGTCGCACGGGACCTCGGCGCTCGCGGCGTCTCCGTCGCCCACCAGCCGACGCCGGAGATGGGCGCCGAGCGCGTCGTGATGGTTGACGACGCCGCGGTGCTGGTCAGCGTCGCCAGCGACGACGGTACCGAGACCGCGTTCTGGAGCCGCGACACCGGCTTCGCCGCGATGCTGTCGTCGCTGTTGGGCGAGTTCGTCGCGGACGTCGCCGGCGAGCAGTAG
- a CDS encoding DUF7269 family protein, which translates to MTALRRTVLAAVGVAGVAVAVGVVVGVAPASLVGAANGLDATLATGVVGAALVGYALRRRRQAEPEATPSLADAGSETAAADPGQPVDGALDRIADGDDAFARDARPRVRERVRETAVRACERRAGTRGDAAAVVARGEWTDDPVAAAFLGDERAPRYPLRERLRGWVHPGRAYRRRVERTVEAVHDVATEGSR; encoded by the coding sequence GTGACCGCGCTCCGCAGAACGGTGCTGGCGGCGGTCGGCGTCGCGGGCGTCGCGGTCGCCGTCGGCGTGGTCGTCGGGGTCGCGCCCGCGTCGCTGGTCGGCGCGGCGAACGGGCTGGACGCGACGCTCGCGACCGGCGTCGTCGGCGCCGCGCTCGTCGGGTACGCGCTCCGGCGGCGCCGACAGGCCGAGCCGGAGGCGACCCCGTCGCTGGCGGACGCGGGCAGTGAGACGGCCGCGGCCGACCCCGGCCAGCCGGTCGACGGCGCGCTCGACCGCATCGCGGACGGCGACGACGCCTTCGCTCGGGACGCGCGGCCGCGGGTCCGCGAGCGGGTTCGCGAGACGGCGGTGCGGGCGTGCGAGCGCCGGGCCGGGACGCGAGGCGACGCCGCGGCCGTCGTCGCGCGCGGCGAGTGGACGGACGACCCGGTGGCGGCGGCGTTCCTCGGCGACGAGCGCGCGCCCCGGTACCCGCTCCGCGAGCGCCTGCGCGGGTGGGTCCACCCCGGCCGCGCGTACCGGCGACGCGTCGAGCGCACCGTCGAGGCCGTCCACGACGTTGCCACGGAGGGGTCGCGGTGA
- a CDS encoding GNAT family N-acetyltransferase — MPVGRADTDARYEDALSVRYAVFVDEQGVPEDLEVDEHEDDATHFVAYDDGEPVGAARLREYDDGVGKVERVAVRESCRGEGWGAALMDELEATASERYDELYLHAQLPAAGFYDDRGYVREGEQFEEAGIPHVAMRKRLS, encoded by the coding sequence ATGCCGGTCGGGCGAGCCGACACCGACGCCCGCTACGAGGACGCTCTCAGCGTCAGGTACGCCGTGTTCGTGGACGAGCAGGGCGTCCCGGAGGACCTCGAAGTAGACGAGCACGAGGACGACGCCACGCACTTCGTCGCCTACGACGACGGCGAGCCCGTGGGGGCCGCGCGCCTCCGCGAGTACGACGACGGCGTGGGGAAAGTCGAGCGCGTCGCGGTCCGCGAATCATGCAGGGGCGAGGGCTGGGGCGCGGCGCTGATGGACGAACTCGAAGCGACTGCGAGCGAGCGCTACGACGAACTCTACCTCCACGCCCAGTTGCCCGCCGCGGGCTTCTACGACGACCGCGGCTACGTCCGCGAGGGCGAACAGTTCGAGGAAGCGGGCATCCCGCACGTCGCGATGCGGAAACGGCTCTCGTAG
- a CDS encoding DUF7519 family protein: MSDDPVRRPTLVAGAAMVAIVLFAVNDARATYGLLAFLAAAGGGVLAVATGLATREEPLAVFAASVLAPAGGVSVLAAAGLSAADFPLLADVLDPLVVVALATAGFGATAAFTGGVGGGAVGRAFSVVVATTILPFFATVAALAGRVQRDVGVLGEFGDALGALAALVHSPTGTALDVVVFFVLVAATARALAAGAAAAPLVELAPRERREAAARAKRLVVAACLSVWRLFALSWAVVFVAFVSGIAERVVAQMPATLVSLVGALASSGVVRALMLAAIAASVLIVAALRVARLATGDHRESLRRVAPAAGGGVLAVVVGVLFAGRVVAAVRRALPQQARANFEPVVATFGEPALALVGLLAPLAVLSGLLLAFAGLGWLRVIPQRSAPAAVAAGGLVVAAAAAGMQDAPREFVFALVAAGMVAWDVGEYGVGVAAEVERHAPTARAELVHVAAAVAVGVLAYYAATLVGGVAAGLQTPDAGAALVALVAAGVGLAALVGALAE, translated from the coding sequence ATGAGCGACGACCCCGTGCGACGGCCGACGCTCGTCGCCGGCGCCGCGATGGTCGCAATCGTGCTGTTCGCCGTCAACGACGCGCGCGCCACGTACGGCCTGCTGGCGTTCCTCGCGGCCGCGGGCGGCGGCGTGCTCGCGGTGGCCACCGGGCTAGCGACGCGCGAGGAGCCGCTGGCCGTGTTCGCGGCGTCCGTGCTCGCGCCCGCCGGCGGCGTCTCCGTCCTCGCGGCCGCGGGGCTCTCGGCGGCCGACTTCCCCCTGCTCGCGGACGTCCTCGACCCGCTGGTCGTCGTCGCGCTCGCCACCGCGGGCTTCGGCGCGACCGCGGCGTTCACTGGCGGCGTCGGCGGCGGCGCGGTCGGCCGCGCGTTCTCCGTCGTCGTCGCGACCACGATTCTCCCGTTCTTCGCGACGGTCGCCGCGCTCGCGGGGCGCGTCCAGAGGGACGTCGGCGTCCTCGGCGAGTTCGGCGACGCGCTCGGCGCACTCGCCGCGCTCGTCCACTCGCCGACGGGCACCGCGCTCGACGTGGTCGTGTTCTTCGTGCTGGTCGCGGCGACGGCGCGCGCGCTCGCCGCCGGCGCGGCCGCCGCGCCGCTGGTCGAACTCGCGCCGCGCGAGCGCCGCGAGGCGGCGGCGCGGGCGAAGCGGCTCGTCGTCGCCGCCTGCCTGTCCGTCTGGCGGCTGTTCGCGCTGAGCTGGGCGGTCGTGTTCGTCGCGTTCGTCTCCGGCATCGCGGAGCGCGTCGTCGCGCAGATGCCCGCTACCCTCGTCTCGCTAGTCGGTGCGCTCGCGTCCTCGGGCGTCGTCCGCGCGCTCATGCTCGCCGCCATCGCGGCGTCCGTGCTCATCGTCGCCGCGCTGCGGGTCGCGCGCCTCGCGACCGGCGACCACCGCGAGAGCCTGCGTCGCGTCGCACCGGCCGCTGGCGGCGGCGTGCTGGCGGTGGTCGTCGGCGTCCTGTTCGCGGGCCGCGTCGTCGCGGCGGTCCGGCGCGCGCTCCCCCAGCAGGCGCGCGCGAACTTCGAGCCCGTCGTCGCGACGTTCGGCGAGCCGGCGCTCGCGCTGGTCGGCCTGCTCGCGCCGCTGGCGGTCCTCTCCGGACTCCTGCTGGCGTTCGCGGGGCTGGGCTGGCTGCGCGTGATTCCCCAGCGCAGCGCGCCGGCCGCGGTCGCCGCCGGCGGCCTCGTGGTCGCCGCGGCCGCCGCCGGGATGCAGGACGCGCCCCGGGAGTTCGTGTTCGCGCTCGTCGCCGCCGGGATGGTCGCGTGGGACGTCGGCGAGTACGGCGTCGGCGTCGCCGCGGAGGTCGAGCGCCACGCGCCGACCGCTCGCGCGGAGCTGGTCCACGTCGCCGCGGCGGTTGCCGTCGGCGTCCTCGCGTACTACGCCGCCACGCTCGTCGGTGGGGTTGCCGCCGGTCTCCAGACGCCGGACGCGGGCGCGGCGCTGGTCGCGCTCGTCGCCGCCGGCGTCGGACTGGCGGCGCTGGTCGGCGCGCTCGCGGAGTGA
- a CDS encoding sulfatase: MGPDTELSNVVLVTVDSLRADAIGAYDQTRHTPVMDRLAQRGTVFERAFANGNWTPFSFPSMLSSRPVFSDSDEVGVSESPTLASALSEAGFATGGFNAANGFLTSHWGYDDGFDEFEPFVASVGSSIYSRYLATHPTVEAWLQLATSPLRRAGSWLRGDSDDRPFLDTSRMFDVEHAATEFVEDTDEPFFLWVHYMDAHTPYVPAPRYIREVSSNVLGTHRMLHAHTRTGLGWEVGERTLGDLRTLYQAAVRQVDASIGRLLDTLNAEGVADETAVVLAGDHGEEFQEHGHLAHYPKLYDELIHAPLVVDVPGAEPRRVEQQVGLDSIPPTITGLLDVDANAEWQGDSLAPAVLDGDEPDDDPVVSVTVRGESVTAQPIPRSLSDGDLLVSVRDRDWTYIENVDTGATELYHRPSDPDQQDDRSVDPTPDERAVVERFAPLVDEHAAVVRDHSGTTETAVDGDLGARLEALGYK, encoded by the coding sequence ATGGGACCTGACACAGAGCTTTCGAACGTCGTACTCGTCACGGTGGACTCGCTGCGAGCGGACGCCATCGGCGCGTATGACCAGACGCGACACACGCCGGTGATGGACCGCCTCGCGCAGCGAGGGACCGTCTTCGAACGCGCGTTCGCGAACGGGAACTGGACGCCGTTCTCGTTCCCGTCGATGCTCTCCTCCCGGCCGGTGTTCTCCGACTCCGACGAGGTCGGCGTCAGCGAGTCGCCGACGCTCGCCTCGGCGCTCTCGGAGGCCGGGTTCGCCACGGGCGGGTTCAACGCCGCCAACGGCTTCCTCACCTCTCACTGGGGCTACGACGATGGATTCGACGAGTTCGAGCCGTTCGTCGCCAGCGTCGGCTCCAGCATCTACAGCCGCTACCTCGCCACACACCCGACGGTGGAGGCGTGGCTCCAGTTGGCGACGTCGCCGCTGCGCCGCGCTGGGTCGTGGCTGCGTGGCGACAGCGACGACCGGCCGTTCCTCGACACCTCGCGGATGTTCGACGTCGAACACGCCGCCACCGAGTTCGTCGAGGACACCGACGAGCCGTTCTTCCTGTGGGTCCACTACATGGACGCGCACACGCCGTACGTCCCCGCGCCGCGGTACATCCGCGAGGTGTCCTCGAACGTCCTCGGCACCCACCGGATGCTGCACGCGCACACCCGCACCGGCCTCGGCTGGGAGGTCGGCGAGCGCACACTCGGCGACCTCCGCACGCTGTATCAGGCGGCTGTCCGGCAGGTCGACGCCAGCATCGGCCGCCTGCTGGACACCCTCAACGCGGAGGGCGTCGCCGACGAGACGGCGGTCGTGCTCGCGGGCGACCACGGCGAGGAGTTCCAGGAGCACGGCCACCTCGCGCACTACCCGAAACTCTACGACGAACTGATTCACGCGCCGCTGGTCGTGGACGTGCCGGGCGCGGAGCCGCGGCGCGTCGAACAGCAGGTCGGGCTGGACTCGATTCCGCCGACGATTACTGGCCTGCTGGACGTGGACGCGAACGCCGAGTGGCAGGGCGACTCGCTGGCCCCCGCGGTCCTCGACGGCGACGAACCCGACGACGACCCGGTCGTGTCGGTGACCGTGCGCGGCGAGTCGGTAACCGCCCAGCCCATCCCGCGCTCGCTCTCCGACGGCGACCTGCTCGTCAGCGTCCGCGACAGGGACTGGACGTACATCGAGAACGTCGACACGGGCGCGACCGAACTCTACCACCGGCCGTCGGACCCCGACCAGCAGGACGACCGCTCCGTGGACCCGACGCCCGACGAGCGGGCGGTCGTCGAGCGGTTCGCGCCGCTGGTCGACGAACACGCGGCCGTCGTCCGCGACCACAGCGGGACGACGGAGACGGCGGTCGACGGGGACCTCGGCGCGCGACTGGAAGCGCTCGGCTACAAGTAG